The Apium graveolens cultivar Ventura chromosome 6, ASM990537v1, whole genome shotgun sequence genome contains a region encoding:
- the LOC141663942 gene encoding LEAF RUST 10 DISEASE-RESISTANCE LOCUS RECEPTOR-LIKE PROTEIN KINASE-like 2.8 isoform X1 — protein sequence MGRKSWPSGTPKTSKISVAFIIIFTLLSCLSSSRCEASSPSSCGNILNISCPFTLKGDNQKCSASFIIQELSCINNRTILCLPQDKLSYYVESINYSNLSIRITDSRIHKNNSYSSYLTLDYIKDDHFELSSMQFYYSIPLSKFNKPITMIECPSPANSIRYRNITSPNSSSISDSLMGKNYVNSYTYIVAGKLYVRDIEDNCRINTVTWVPLDYVFTNMSHDALFYGFQLPWSYFYCLNCEPANNGTGFCHTSHPDHHQWACDSYLLPCNFYHLKYYQISSRCFRENWIEITNQLIYASPVIGILAGFILAARFLLGAPFLLALLVYRARRRHLSMYDTIEDFLQTQNNLMPTRYAYSDIKKITNNFKEKLGEGGFGIVYKGKLRSGLFVAVKMLGKSKGTGKEFINEVATSGRIHHVNVVELIGFCFEGPKRALIYEFMSNGSLEKYIFCKEETEGEAVTLSWEKIYDISYKVATGIDYLHRGCDMQILHFDIKPHNILLDKDFNPTISDFGLAKLYAADDSIVTLTAARGTLGYMAPEMFYKNIGGISYKADVYSFGMLLMEMAGTRKNLNPFVDHVSQIHFPSWIYDQFNEGRELEMGDVTEEERTLVKKMITVALWCIQMKPGDQSY from the exons ATGGGAAGGAAGAGCTGGCCTTCTGGGACTCCAAAAACCTCAAAAATTTCTGTAGCATTCATTATCATCTTTACACTATTATCTTGTTTAAGCTCATCGCGCTGTGAGGCTTCGTCTCCATCTTCTTGCGGTAATATCTTAAACATAAGCTGTCCTTTTACACTGAAAGGTGATAATCAGAAGTGCAGTGCTTCTTTCATCATCCAAGAGCTGTCTTGCATCAATAATCGTACCATCTTATGTTTGCCTCAAGATAAGCTCTCATATTATGTGGAGAGTATCAATTATAGTAATCTTTCAATTAGGATTACTGATTCTCGCATTCATAAGAATAACTCTTATTCTTCTTATCTTACATTAGATTATATTAAAGATGACCATTTCGAATTATCAAGTATGCAATTTTATTATAGTATTCCTTTAAGTAAGTTTAATAAGCCAATAACAATGATAGAATGTCCGTCACCTGCAAATTCTATCCGATACAGAAATATAACCTCACCAAATTCTTCTTCAATCTCTGATTCATTAATGGGAAAAAACTATGTTAATTCATATACCTATATAGTGGCTGGGAAATTATATGTGCGAGATATTGAGGACAATTGCAGGATTAACACGGTGACCTGGGTCCCCCTGGATTATGTGTTCACCAATATGTCTCACGATGCTCTGTTTTATGGATTTCAACTTCCTTGGAGTTACTTCTACTGCCTAAACTGTGAACCAGCAAACAATGGGACAGGCTTTTGCCATACTTCTCACCCTGATCATCATCAATGGGCTTGCGATTCCTACTTGCTGCCGTGCAACTTCTACCATCTAAAGTATTACCAAATTTCAAGTCGCT GTTTTCGTGAAAATTGGATTGAAATCACGAACCAATTAATATACGCTAGCCCAGTAATTG GAATACTTGCAGGATTTATTCTTGCTGCAAGATTTCTTTTAGGTGCACCATTTTTGCTTGCCTTGTTGGTTTATAGAGCTAGGAGAAGACATTTATCAATGTACGACACTATTGAGGATTTTCTTCAAACTCAAAACAACTTGATGCCTACAAGGTATGCGTACTCGGACATCAAGAAGATTACCAATAACTTTAAAGAAAAACTTGGTGAAGGAGGTTTTGGGATTGTATATAAAGGAAAACTTCGTAGTGGTCTTTTTGTAGCGGTTAAGATGCTGGGCAAATCCAAGGGTACTGGAAAAGAGTTCATTAATGAAGTTGCTACAAGTGGGAGGATTCATCATGTCAATGTGGTGGAACTCATTGGTTTTTGTTTCGAAGGTCCAAAACGTGCTCTCATTTATGAATTCATGTCTAATGGATCTTTAGAGAAGTACATTTTCTGTAAAGAAGAAACAGAAGGAGAAGCTGTTACCTTGAGTTGGGAAAAGATTTATGACATTTCCTACAAGGTGGCAACCGGAATTGACTACCTTCATCGAGGTTGTGACATGCAAATTTTGCATTTTGACATCAAGCCTCACAACATTCTTCTTGATAAGGATTTTAATCCTACTATTTCCGATTTTGGGCTGGCAAAGTTATATGCCGCTGATGATAGCATTGTAACTCTCACTGCAGCGAGAGGAACACTTGGCTACATGGCTCCAGAGATGTTCTACAAAAATATCGGTGGAATTTCATACAAAGCAGATGTTTATAGTTTTGGAATGTTACTGATGGAAATGGCGGGTACAAGGAAAAATTTGAACCCTTTCGTAGATCATGTTAGCCAAATTCACTTCCCATCATGGATATATGACCAATTCAACGAAGGAAGAGAGCTTGAGATGGGAGATGTTACCGAAGAAGAAAGGACGTTAGTAAAGAAGATGATAACGGTAGCATTGTGGTGTATACAAATGAAGCCAGGTGATCAAAGTTACTAA
- the LOC141663942 gene encoding rust resistance kinase Lr10-like isoform X2: MGRKSWPSGTPKTSKISVAFIIIFTLLSCLSSSRCEASSPSSCGFRENWIEITNQLIYASPVIGILAGFILAARFLLGAPFLLALLVYRARRRHLSMYDTIEDFLQTQNNLMPTRYAYSDIKKITNNFKEKLGEGGFGIVYKGKLRSGLFVAVKMLGKSKGTGKEFINEVATSGRIHHVNVVELIGFCFEGPKRALIYEFMSNGSLEKYIFCKEETEGEAVTLSWEKIYDISYKVATGIDYLHRGCDMQILHFDIKPHNILLDKDFNPTISDFGLAKLYAADDSIVTLTAARGTLGYMAPEMFYKNIGGISYKADVYSFGMLLMEMAGTRKNLNPFVDHVSQIHFPSWIYDQFNEGRELEMGDVTEEERTLVKKMITVALWCIQMKPGDQSY, translated from the exons ATGGGAAGGAAGAGCTGGCCTTCTGGGACTCCAAAAACCTCAAAAATTTCTGTAGCATTCATTATCATCTTTACACTATTATCTTGTTTAAGCTCATCGCGCTGTGAGGCTTCGTCTCCATCTTCTTGCG GTTTTCGTGAAAATTGGATTGAAATCACGAACCAATTAATATACGCTAGCCCAGTAATTG GAATACTTGCAGGATTTATTCTTGCTGCAAGATTTCTTTTAGGTGCACCATTTTTGCTTGCCTTGTTGGTTTATAGAGCTAGGAGAAGACATTTATCAATGTACGACACTATTGAGGATTTTCTTCAAACTCAAAACAACTTGATGCCTACAAGGTATGCGTACTCGGACATCAAGAAGATTACCAATAACTTTAAAGAAAAACTTGGTGAAGGAGGTTTTGGGATTGTATATAAAGGAAAACTTCGTAGTGGTCTTTTTGTAGCGGTTAAGATGCTGGGCAAATCCAAGGGTACTGGAAAAGAGTTCATTAATGAAGTTGCTACAAGTGGGAGGATTCATCATGTCAATGTGGTGGAACTCATTGGTTTTTGTTTCGAAGGTCCAAAACGTGCTCTCATTTATGAATTCATGTCTAATGGATCTTTAGAGAAGTACATTTTCTGTAAAGAAGAAACAGAAGGAGAAGCTGTTACCTTGAGTTGGGAAAAGATTTATGACATTTCCTACAAGGTGGCAACCGGAATTGACTACCTTCATCGAGGTTGTGACATGCAAATTTTGCATTTTGACATCAAGCCTCACAACATTCTTCTTGATAAGGATTTTAATCCTACTATTTCCGATTTTGGGCTGGCAAAGTTATATGCCGCTGATGATAGCATTGTAACTCTCACTGCAGCGAGAGGAACACTTGGCTACATGGCTCCAGAGATGTTCTACAAAAATATCGGTGGAATTTCATACAAAGCAGATGTTTATAGTTTTGGAATGTTACTGATGGAAATGGCGGGTACAAGGAAAAATTTGAACCCTTTCGTAGATCATGTTAGCCAAATTCACTTCCCATCATGGATATATGACCAATTCAACGAAGGAAGAGAGCTTGAGATGGGAGATGTTACCGAAGAAGAAAGGACGTTAGTAAAGAAGATGATAACGGTAGCATTGTGGTGTATACAAATGAAGCCAGGTGATCAAAGTTACTAA